In the genome of Massilia sp. W12, the window CGGCGGAACCAAAGCTGTACCAGGGGTCCATCACGCAATCATGGCCAAACGCCACCGGCACGCCAGCGGCCAGCAATTCCGGCACACGGGTCATGCCGCGCCGTTTCGGATAGCTGTCATGCCGTCCTTGCAGGGTGATATTGATGAGCGGATTGGCGATCGCGGCCAGGCCGGCTTCGGCCATCAGCGGCAACAGCTTGCTGACGTAATAGTTATCCATCGAATGCATGGAAGTCAGGTGCGACGCCGCCACCCTGCCCTGCAGCCCCAGCCGCTGCGCATGGTAAGCCAGGGTTTCGACATGACGCGAATGCGGATCGTCGGATTCATCGCAGTGCATATCGACGCGCAAACCGCGCGCCGCCGCCAGTTCGCACAGCAGGCGCACCGATTCCGCGCCGTCGGCCATGGTGCGCTCAAAATGCGGGATGCCGCCCACCACCTCCACCCCCAAGTCCAGCGCCTGCTCCAGTTGCGCCAAGGCGCCCGGGCTGCGCAATACGCCGTCTTGCGGGAAGGCCACCAACTCCAGATGCAAATACGGGGCGACGCGGCGTTTGACTTCCAGCAAGGCGCGCACCGCCAGCAAGCGCGAATCGCACACATCGACATGCGAGCGGATCGCCAGCACGCCGCGCGCCACCGCCCAGTCGCAGTATTCCAAGGCGCGGCTGATGATGGCCTCTTCTGTCAGATGCGGTTTCAACTCGCCCCACAGCGCAATGCCTTCGAGCAGGGTGCCGCTTTGGTTCAAGCGCGGCAAGCCCAGGCTGAGCGTGGCGTCCATATGAAAATGCGCGTCAACAAAGGGCGTACTGAGTAATTTGCCATGCGCGGCAATCTCGCGCGCCGCCGCCACGGCCAATTGCGGCCCGATGTGGACGATGCGCCCGCCCTGCACCGCCACGTCTTGTTGCTGGCGGCCATCGGGCAGATTCACGCCGCGCAAAATGAAGTCGAGTTCAGCCACGTTGCCCCCGACTCAACAGCCAATAACACAAGCCGGCCAGACTGATGCCAACAAACCAGGCATACACATACACATCCAAAAAGATTTGCGGCGGGGTGGCGACCAGATTCGGGGCGGCGGCATGCAAAAAGCCGGGCAGATTCGGCAGCACGCCGCACAAAAAGCTGATCACCGCCTTGTGATTCCAGCCATTTTTGTAGGCATATTCGCCTTGTTCCTGATACAGCGCATTGCAATCGAGTCGGGTGGCGCGCAGCAGGTAGTAATCAACGATCATGATGCCGGCAATCGGCCCCAGCAAAGCGGAATAGCCGACCAGCCAGGTGAAGATATAGTTTTGCGTGCTTTCCAAAATTTTCCACGGCATCATCAAGAGCGCAATGCCGACCGTCAAATAACCGCCGGCGCGGTAACTGATGCGGGATGGCGAGAGGGCGGAAAAATCATATGCAGGGCCGACCAGATTCGCCGCCAGATTCACGCTCACGGTATCAATCAACAGCACGATCAAGGCGAACAGCACGGCGGCGCCAGTCATGCGGCTGGCCAAATCAACCGGGTCCCACAGCGCTTTGCCATAAATCACCACCGTGGCGGATGTCACCAGCACCGCCAACACCGCCAGCAAACCCATGGGGCCGGGCAAGCCTATGCTTTGGCCGACGATCTGGTCACGCTGACTTTTGGCGAAGCGGGTGAAGTCCGGGATGTTCAAGGCCAGGGTGGCCCAAAAGCCCACCATCGCCGTCAGGCTGGGCCAAAACACCTGCCAAAATTGGCCGGCTTTCGCGCCGCCGGCTTCAAATGCCGATGGTTTATCCCACATCGGGCCAAAGCCGCCGGCTTTGTCATGCGCCCACCACAGCAACATAAAGCAGACAACGATTTTGAGCGGCGCGGTCCAGGTTTCCAATTTGCGCACCGATTCGATGCCGTGCACCACAAACCAGAGTTGAATCGCCCAGAAAAATAAAAAGCACAAGAGCTGGCTCAAACTGATGCCAAGCAGGGCCAGCTTGGGGTCAGCCAAGGGGCTGCCGATGATGACGCCGAGCAAGGTGTGCACCATCGTGCCGCCAAACCAGGTTTGGATGCCATACCAGCCGCATGCCACAATCGCGCGCAGCAAGGCCGGCAGACGCGCGCCGCGCGTGCCGAAGGAGGCGCGCACCAGCACCGCATACGGAATGCCGTACTTGGTTCCGGCATGACCAATCAACAGCATGGGAATCAAGACAATCAGATTGGCCAGGAACACGGTGCCGGCGGCTTGGCCGGCGGACATACCGTTATCGATCAGACTGGAAGCCAAGGTGTAAGCCGGAATGCACATCACCATGCCTATCCATAGGGCGGCAAAATGATACCAGCGCCAGGTGCGCTGTTCGACCGTGGTCGGGGCCAGGTCATGGTTCCACAGTTCGGAAGAAGTATTCACGCGTTCTCTCTTATTTTGGGGGAAGGGAAAGGCTGGACAATTTGCGGCATTGTCATTCCATTAAGCTTGCCTGATGAACAGCCGGAACGCTTCGACGATAGCATGCTTTTGAGTCGCTGCCGTTTTTTGCTATATGCTGGCGCAAAAAAAACAACAGGCGCTGCGTTAATGGCTGGCGCTATCCCAGCGCTGTAAAAAATCTTCAAACGCCGCGCCATCCAGCGGGCCGGCGAAGAAGAAGCCTTGCGCATAGTCGCAGCCGGCGCGGGTCAGCAAATCGCGCTGGGCGCGGGTTTCCACGCCTTCGGCCACCACTTTCAAACCGAGTTTATGCGCCATCACGATGATGGATTCACATAAGGTCAGGTTATCGTCATCGTTTTCCAGATTGGCGACAAAGCTTTTGTCGATTTTCAGATAATCGATATCAAATTTCTTCAGATACGAGAGTGAAGAATAGCCGGTGCCGAAATCATCCAGCGAAACTTGCATGCCGGCGTCGCGGAAGGCCAGCAGTTTTTCGGTGACATTCGTCTCCACATTCATCAGCAAACCTTCGGTGATTTCAATCACCATGCTCTGTCCGGTCAGCCCCAATTCCTGCAGATAGCGGAACCAGGCGCGCGTCGGCCCGCCATCTTTGCGGAATTGCACAGGCGATTTATTGACGCTGATTTGAAACGCGATGCCGAATCGGTCGCGCAGGCGCGCCACTTCGCGCGCGGATTCGCGGAAGACCCAATCGCCGATGTCATTAATCATGCCGGTCTCTTCCGCCAGCGGGATAAACTCCGCCGGGCTGACCAGGCCGCGCACCGGATGCCGCCAGCGCACCAGCGCTTCAGCCTTGTGTATCTGGCCGTTGTTCAATTCAATAATCGGCTGGTAATACACACAGAATTGGCCGCCCTCAATCGCCACCCGCAAATCATTGGTCAGGCGGCGGCGCGCCTGCGCCGCATGCTGCATTTCCGCTGCAAAATAACAATGCCGGTTGCGCCCGGCGTTTTTGCTGCTGTACATGGCCTGGTCGGCATGTTTCAGCAAGTCCTCAATTTCGCGCGCGTCGTCCGGGTACAGCGCAATGCCGATGCTGGCGGAAATATACGCCTGTTCCTGATTGAGCAAATACGGTTCGGCCAAACTGCCGATTAAATCACGCGCAATCCGCTCCACGCATTCAATATCATCCAGTTGCGAGAGCAAAATCACAAATTCATCGCCGCCCAGACGCGCCACCGTGTCGGAGGCGCGCACGCATGCGCTGATGCGGCGCGCCGCCTGCACCAGCAGCACATCGCCCATATCATGGCCGAGCGTGTCATTGACTTCTTTGAAGCGGTCCAGGTCGATCACCAGCAAAGCCAGACGGCAGCTTTCGCGGCGCGCTTTCAAGATTTCCTGCTGCAGCCGGTCTTGCAGCATATGGCGGTTGGCCAGCCCGGTGAGGGCGTCAAAATTGGCCTGACGCCAGATCAGCTGTTCTGACTTTTTGCGCTCGGTGATATCGGAACAGACCCGCACATGGTGCGTGATCTGACCGTTTTCAGCGCGGATTTGCTTGACCGAGAGCGCCTCGACATACAATTCGCCGTTTTTACGGCGCTGATTGAATTCGCCGCGCCAATATTGCTGATGCTGCAGCGCCAGCATCATATTTTCATATTCGTCATCCTGCCCGTCATCGAGCAAAAAGCGCGGGTTCTGCCCTTCGATCTCGTGCAGGCTGTAGCCGGTGATGGCGGAAAACGCCGGATTGATGGCCATGATGCCCATATCCGGCCCGCACACCAGCACGCCCTCATCGACTGTATTGAAAACTGTGATCGCCAGCCTTTGCGCCTCTTCGCGCAGATAGCGTTCGGTGATATCAATCGTGGTGCCTATCATTTGCACCGGCTGCCCGGCGGCGTTGCGATGCACCTCGCCTTGCGCATGGATATGACGCACCGAGCCATCCGGCCAGACGATGCGGTATTCAACATCGTAAGGCCGCACACCGGCCAGGGCATTGCTCAACGCCTGGCCGACTTTGGCCACATCGTCAGCATGCAGAATGCGGAAAAAAGCGTCATGCGAGGGGCGGCCCGATTCCGGCGGCAGACCGAAAATACGGAATAACTGTTCTGACCAGATTTCCGAATTGTCCACCACATTCCACTCAAATGTGCCGAGATTGGCGATGCGCAATGCGGTGCGCAACAGATATTCATTGGCGCGCAGCGTGCTTTCCATCTGCTTGCGCGCGGAAATATCGCGCGCCGATGCATACAGCAGGGTTTGCCCCTCCAGCTCCAGGCGGATAGCGTTGATTTCCACATCCAGCGCATGGCCGTCTTTGTGTAAATACAGCGCTTCCAGCATGCGCCCATGCGGCGGCAGCGACAAAATGAGCTGGCGCAATTCGAGCGCCGACCACTGCATTTGCCATCGGCATGCGTCGCGCCCGACCAATTCGTCTTCGGCATAACCCAGCAAGTGGCAGAATGCGGGATTGACCTGAACCACCCTTCCATCCAGGTCAAGAATATGAATGCCATCGCTGGAAGCCGCCAGCAACATGGCGTTTTTATGACTGGCGGCGGACAATCTGCGCTCCGCCTCTTTGTGTGCGCTGATGTCTAAGGCCATGGTGATCATCAGGCGGCTGCCCTCAAACAGCGAGTGCACCGGGCGCAAATGAAATTCCCAGGTCAATTGACGGCCATCGGCGGATTTGAGTTGAAACTCCCCTTCGGTGCTGTGGTCGCCATCGGCAAAGCTGCGCGCCATGGCCTGCTGCAGCGCCTCGCGCTGACCGGCTTGCATGGCCAGGGCCAGCCAGCTTGGCAAATCCGGTGTCTGCTGCAAATCATAGCCGCAGGATTGCACCCAGGTTTGGCTCAGCATCAGGATGGCGCCGTCTTCGGCATGCAACATCATCGGAATCGGCGCATCGCTGACCACTTGCCGTAAGCGGCTGGCGCGCTGGCGCGCTTCGGCCAGGGTCTGCTCACTTTCCATTCGCACC includes:
- a CDS encoding amidohydrolase family protein, whose translation is MAELDFILRGVNLPDGRQQQDVAVQGGRIVHIGPQLAVAAAREIAAHGKLLSTPFVDAHFHMDATLSLGLPRLNQSGTLLEGIALWGELKPHLTEEAIISRALEYCDWAVARGVLAIRSHVDVCDSRLLAVRALLEVKRRVAPYLHLELVAFPQDGVLRSPGALAQLEQALDLGVEVVGGIPHFERTMADGAESVRLLCELAAARGLRVDMHCDESDDPHSRHVETLAYHAQRLGLQGRVAASHLTSMHSMDNYYVSKLLPLMAEAGLAAIANPLINITLQGRHDSYPKRRGMTRVPELLAAGVPVAFGHDCVMDPWYSFGSADMLEVAQMGLHVAQMTSQQGISDCFAAVTSRPAQILGLDWGLREGAPASMVLLDAANCAEAIRLRAARLAVWKDGVLLAEQPPQSVRLHLPGRPAQTELRLQRAL
- a CDS encoding NCS1 family nucleobase:cation symporter-1, translating into MNTSSELWNHDLAPTTVEQRTWRWYHFAALWIGMVMCIPAYTLASSLIDNGMSAGQAAGTVFLANLIVLIPMLLIGHAGTKYGIPYAVLVRASFGTRGARLPALLRAIVACGWYGIQTWFGGTMVHTLLGVIIGSPLADPKLALLGISLSQLLCFLFFWAIQLWFVVHGIESVRKLETWTAPLKIVVCFMLLWWAHDKAGGFGPMWDKPSAFEAGGAKAGQFWQVFWPSLTAMVGFWATLALNIPDFTRFAKSQRDQIVGQSIGLPGPMGLLAVLAVLVTSATVVIYGKALWDPVDLASRMTGAAVLFALIVLLIDTVSVNLAANLVGPAYDFSALSPSRISYRAGGYLTVGIALLMMPWKILESTQNYIFTWLVGYSALLGPIAGIMIVDYYLLRATRLDCNALYQEQGEYAYKNGWNHKAVISFLCGVLPNLPGFLHAAAPNLVATPPQIFLDVYVYAWFVGISLAGLCYWLLSRGQRG
- a CDS encoding EAL domain-containing protein; translation: MQSNPAILLFDPDPAALQRDLPWLQYEGGIRMAADLAQIEAALSAAGPFLLALAHAACPWLPDAAAQLQQAAPHLPLLIVDGDAQLAAQLPAGLLFEFIDSRSASWQWRNRLCILQYLTQQSRLAAEVRMESEQTLAEARQRASRLRQVVSDAPIPMMLHAEDGAILMLSQTWVQSCGYDLQQTPDLPSWLALAMQAGQREALQQAMARSFADGDHSTEGEFQLKSADGRQLTWEFHLRPVHSLFEGSRLMITMALDISAHKEAERRLSAASHKNAMLLAASSDGIHILDLDGRVVQVNPAFCHLLGYAEDELVGRDACRWQMQWSALELRQLILSLPPHGRMLEALYLHKDGHALDVEINAIRLELEGQTLLYASARDISARKQMESTLRANEYLLRTALRIANLGTFEWNVVDNSEIWSEQLFRIFGLPPESGRPSHDAFFRILHADDVAKVGQALSNALAGVRPYDVEYRIVWPDGSVRHIHAQGEVHRNAAGQPVQMIGTTIDITERYLREEAQRLAITVFNTVDEGVLVCGPDMGIMAINPAFSAITGYSLHEIEGQNPRFLLDDGQDDEYENMMLALQHQQYWRGEFNQRRKNGELYVEALSVKQIRAENGQITHHVRVCSDITERKKSEQLIWRQANFDALTGLANRHMLQDRLQQEILKARRESCRLALLVIDLDRFKEVNDTLGHDMGDVLLVQAARRISACVRASDTVARLGGDEFVILLSQLDDIECVERIARDLIGSLAEPYLLNQEQAYISASIGIALYPDDAREIEDLLKHADQAMYSSKNAGRNRHCYFAAEMQHAAQARRRLTNDLRVAIEGGQFCVYYQPIIELNNGQIHKAEALVRWRHPVRGLVSPAEFIPLAEETGMINDIGDWVFRESAREVARLRDRFGIAFQISVNKSPVQFRKDGGPTRAWFRYLQELGLTGQSMVIEITEGLLMNVETNVTEKLLAFRDAGMQVSLDDFGTGYSSLSYLKKFDIDYLKIDKSFVANLENDDDNLTLCESIIVMAHKLGLKVVAEGVETRAQRDLLTRAGCDYAQGFFFAGPLDGAAFEDFLQRWDSASH